Proteins from a single region of Chanodichthys erythropterus isolate Z2021 chromosome 13, ASM2448905v1, whole genome shotgun sequence:
- the ppp1r14aa gene encoding protein phosphatase 1, regulatory (inhibitor) subunit 14Aa, with product MAEEIHTGHSPDLETAREHGMNVHKRQARVTVKYNRKQLQKRLDVEKWIEEGLEKLYEGKDMPDEVNIDDLLDLPSDEERTHKLQVLLQTCTSSTEAFIAELLQKLHGLHKQEELQNEGIEHPCLHTYPHHHGNIHHHRGNHQHPTHQTL from the exons ATGGCTGAGGAGATACATACCGGTCATTCCCCGGATTTAGAAACTGCTCGAGAGCACGGGATGAACGTGCATAAGCGACAAGCGCGCGTCACGGTAAAATACAATCGCAAACAGCTTCAGAAAAGGCTAGACGTGGAGAAATGGATCGAGGAAGGGCTTGAAAAGCTATACGAGGGAAAG GACATGCCAGATGAAGTGAACATCGATGATTTGTTGGATCTCCCAAGTGATGAAGAGCGAACACACAAACTACAG GTTCTTCTGCAAACCTGCACTAGCAGCACTGAG gCCTTCATTGCTGAGCTGTTGCAGAAGCTGCATGGTCTCCATAAACAGGAAGAGCTGCAGAATGAAGGAATTGAGCATCCCTGTCTCCACACGTACCCACATCACCATGGCAACATCCATCATCACAGAGGCAACCATCAACATCCAACACATCAGACACTGTGA